Proteins from one Natrinema salinisoli genomic window:
- a CDS encoding peptidylprolyl isomerase translates to MGDVTATLHTNKGDIEVELYDERAPRTVDNFVGLATGGKTWEDPETGEEVEGEPLYDDVAFHRVIEDFMIQGGDPTETGRGGPGYQFDDEFHDDLRHDDEGILSMANSGPDTNGSQFFITLAPQPHLDDRHAVFGKVTDGMDVVHEIGDVDTNANDQPKEDVVLESVDVDYE, encoded by the coding sequence ATGGGAGACGTTACTGCGACGCTGCACACCAACAAGGGCGACATCGAGGTCGAACTGTACGACGAACGCGCGCCGCGAACCGTCGACAACTTCGTCGGGCTCGCGACCGGCGGCAAGACGTGGGAGGACCCCGAAACGGGCGAGGAGGTCGAGGGCGAGCCGCTGTACGACGACGTCGCGTTCCACCGCGTCATCGAGGACTTCATGATTCAGGGCGGCGACCCGACCGAGACCGGCCGCGGCGGCCCCGGCTACCAGTTCGACGACGAGTTCCACGACGACCTGCGCCACGACGACGAGGGAATCCTCAGCATGGCCAACTCCGGGCCCGACACCAACGGCTCGCAGTTCTTCATCACCCTCGCGCCCCAGCCCCACCTCGACGACCGCCACGCCGTCTTCGGCAAAGTCACCGACGGGATGGACGTCGTCCACGAGATCGGTGACGTCGACACGAACGCCAACGACCAGCCCAAAGAGGACGTCGTCCTCGAGTCCGTCGACGTCGACTACGAGTAA
- a CDS encoding MATE family efflux transporter, producing the protein MAEFGGRVRSVWRRTLSLSWPIAIQQTFNTLMRTVDIIVTGLFSPAAVAAVGLADLYAQLPLRIGLGLGTGAIALSSQDTGRGAEATRDRAITQALLIGFVAGIPLTIVGLTLSEPLIALLGAEPGVVEMSGRYLTLVFAAAPMRIVGLVGARSLQGTGDTRTPMLVNVGANAINIAATIGLGLGLGVLPELGIVGVGLGTAISRTVEGGAITAAIATERTDLSFARPRSLTITRQLVAVSLPNFAEGMSTSLANFPFNALLLTFGTDVTAAYHIGRRSYQQVSGPLYRSYSVAASIVVGQELGDGRPDDARFSGLAMTALSVLTLSLAGGVLIVGASPIAGLFTDDPATLEYAATFTRVFGVSMFWFGFFFPLSGSLRGAGDTRTPFYARLTGTVGFLLGCSYLVGVTFGYALPGVYAGIVLNYAWWTVVVGAGFLWGDWADTAATMLSERASETG; encoded by the coding sequence ATGGCCGAGTTCGGCGGCCGCGTTCGGAGCGTGTGGCGGCGGACGCTGTCGCTCTCGTGGCCGATCGCGATCCAGCAGACGTTCAATACGCTGATGCGGACGGTCGACATCATCGTCACCGGACTGTTCTCGCCGGCGGCCGTCGCCGCCGTCGGGCTCGCGGACCTGTACGCACAGCTCCCGCTGCGAATCGGACTCGGACTCGGCACCGGTGCGATCGCCCTCTCGAGCCAGGACACGGGCCGCGGTGCGGAAGCCACTCGCGACCGGGCGATCACGCAGGCACTCCTCATCGGATTCGTCGCTGGAATTCCGCTAACGATCGTCGGCCTGACGCTGTCGGAGCCGCTGATCGCCCTGCTCGGTGCCGAACCCGGTGTCGTCGAGATGAGCGGGCGCTACCTCACGCTGGTCTTCGCCGCCGCGCCGATGCGTATCGTCGGGCTCGTCGGCGCGCGATCGTTACAGGGAACTGGCGATACGCGGACGCCGATGCTCGTCAACGTGGGCGCGAATGCCATCAACATCGCGGCGACGATCGGCTTGGGACTCGGGCTCGGTGTCCTCCCCGAGCTGGGCATCGTCGGCGTCGGGCTGGGGACGGCGATCAGTCGGACGGTCGAGGGCGGCGCGATTACGGCCGCGATCGCGACCGAGCGGACGGACCTCTCCTTCGCTCGCCCGCGGAGTCTCACGATCACGCGCCAGCTCGTGGCGGTGAGTCTCCCGAACTTCGCCGAGGGAATGAGCACGTCCCTCGCGAACTTTCCGTTCAACGCGCTCTTGCTCACGTTCGGGACCGACGTGACGGCGGCCTACCACATCGGTCGACGCAGCTATCAGCAGGTCAGCGGGCCGCTCTACCGCTCCTACAGCGTCGCCGCGAGCATCGTCGTCGGACAGGAACTCGGCGACGGCCGCCCCGACGATGCGCGGTTTTCCGGACTCGCCATGACGGCGCTCAGCGTCCTGACGCTCAGTCTCGCCGGCGGCGTCCTCATCGTCGGCGCATCCCCGATCGCGGGACTGTTCACGGACGATCCGGCCACCCTCGAGTACGCCGCGACCTTCACTCGCGTGTTCGGCGTCTCGATGTTCTGGTTCGGATTCTTCTTTCCGCTGTCGGGGAGTCTCCGCGGTGCGGGCGACACGCGGACGCCCTTCTACGCCCGGTTGACGGGAACCGTCGGCTTTCTGCTCGGCTGTTCGTATCTCGTCGGAGTCACGTTCGGCTACGCCCTCCCCGGCGTGTACGCCGGGATCGTGCTTAACTACGCGTGGTGGACGGTCGTCGTGGGGGCGGGATTCCTGTGGGGCGACTGGGCCGACACGGCGGCGACGATGCTGTCCGAGCGTGCGAGCGAGACTGGCTGA
- a CDS encoding HAD family hydrolase yields MTGYDAVLFDSDGVLVEPPAAETQAAATRAAFRDVGVDDVAQQHVDAIVNGVTVAQLHEVCTDYDLEPTTFWDARERHDERSQFERFRDGTRDRYDDVTTIADLSQNRGVVSNNHHSTIEFVLDAFDLESLFDTYYGRPKTIESLRVKKPDPHFLERALADLEADSALFVGDSESDVVAAHRAGIDSAFVRRRHCRDDVLSVAPTYDIETLSALPDIVEE; encoded by the coding sequence GTGACAGGGTACGACGCAGTGCTGTTCGACAGCGACGGCGTACTGGTCGAGCCGCCGGCCGCCGAAACCCAGGCCGCCGCGACGCGGGCCGCGTTTCGGGACGTTGGCGTCGACGACGTCGCCCAACAGCACGTCGACGCCATCGTGAACGGCGTGACCGTCGCGCAGCTACACGAGGTCTGTACCGACTACGACCTCGAGCCGACGACGTTCTGGGATGCCCGTGAGCGACACGACGAACGATCCCAGTTCGAGCGGTTCAGGGACGGGACTCGAGACCGATACGACGACGTGACGACGATCGCGGACCTTTCCCAGAACCGTGGCGTCGTGAGCAACAACCACCACAGTACGATCGAATTCGTCCTGGACGCGTTCGATCTCGAGTCGCTGTTCGACACCTACTACGGTCGCCCGAAGACGATCGAGAGCCTCCGAGTGAAAAAGCCGGATCCCCACTTCCTCGAGCGAGCGCTCGCCGACCTCGAGGCCGACTCGGCGCTCTTCGTCGGCGACAGCGAAAGCGACGTGGTCGCAGCCCACCGCGCCGGAATCGATTCCGCGTTCGTCCGTCGCCGGCACTGTCGCGACGATGTGCTCTCGGTCGCGCCGACCTACGATATCGAGACGCTATCGGCGCTCCCGGATATCGTGGAGGAGTAA
- a CDS encoding DUF5806 family protein: protein MDGNETVERSDAGSPERTDQSAETDDGSSGEDGGGGDVATDAGPATNGDKPSTDSDEGVSSSDDEQAADTGEDERAANTGDDTPTPGVPDPEPQDNDVPEDVQKYARFTKMDGAQYDRVNEFLRDRTYITAREWAIARLCSDFRTETGVEMTKIGENLPELVPFMTDTYTPQAVNQARSSFEDKVRTAGATFLYGAMCDFFTAEELDDVMYEATEVAKFLLEVEGVDLSVEDELEAEERISSVMREVREASEELRAEDIAESEE, encoded by the coding sequence ATGGACGGCAACGAGACGGTCGAGCGTTCCGACGCCGGTTCCCCGGAACGGACCGACCAGTCGGCGGAGACGGACGACGGCTCGAGCGGCGAAGATGGCGGCGGCGGAGACGTCGCGACGGACGCGGGACCCGCGACGAACGGTGACAAGCCATCGACGGATAGCGACGAGGGAGTCTCCTCGAGCGATGACGAACAGGCGGCGGACACGGGCGAGGACGAGCGGGCGGCAAATACGGGCGACGATACACCGACGCCGGGCGTGCCGGACCCCGAGCCACAGGACAACGACGTCCCCGAAGACGTCCAGAAGTACGCCCGATTCACGAAGATGGACGGTGCGCAGTACGACCGGGTCAACGAGTTCCTGCGGGACCGCACCTACATCACCGCCCGCGAGTGGGCGATCGCACGCCTCTGCTCGGACTTCCGGACCGAAACCGGCGTGGAGATGACGAAGATCGGGGAGAACCTGCCCGAACTGGTCCCCTTCATGACCGACACCTACACGCCGCAGGCGGTCAATCAGGCCCGCTCCTCCTTCGAAGACAAGGTCCGCACGGCCGGCGCGACCTTCCTCTACGGCGCGATGTGCGACTTCTTCACCGCCGAGGAGCTCGACGACGTGATGTACGAGGCCACCGAGGTCGCCAAGTTCCTGCTCGAGGTCGAGGGCGTCGACCTCTCCGTCGAGGACGAACTCGAGGCCGAGGAGCGCATCTCCAGTGTCATGCGGGAGGTGCGGGAAGCCAGCGAGGAGCTCCGGGCGGAGGACATCGCTGAATCCGAGGAGTAG
- a CDS encoding aldehyde dehydrogenase family protein has translation MSDLPLEPDGGWESLYLAGDWTDTGERDAITDENPFTREEIATVPAGTEDDVDRAYEAAAEAQDAWSQQPPQARAGVLNAAIEFVGDHREEIAELLARESGSTQVKCEAELQTARGMMQQAASYPFRMDGQHMDSITPGKENIAERVPVGVVGVISPWNFPLHLSMRAVAPAIAAGNAVVLKPASNTPITGGLLLARIFEEAGVPEGVLSVVPGRGSEIGDAVAGHEIPRVLAFTGSTEIGQRVAEKAAGNCALPALELGGNNVHVVTDGADLERAVDGGVFGSFLHQGQICISTNRHLVHESIYDDYVDALADRAASLPTGDPTDGDTVIGPIIDESQRDQILDYVEQSVDEGATLETGGDADGLVVEPTVLSDADNDMAAACNEHFGPVAPVIPYSSDEEAIELANDTIHGLSGSVHSEDVEQARRIADGIETGMIHINDQPINDEPHVPFGGMKQSGMGRYNGEQILDELTTTKWISVQHEPREYPF, from the coding sequence ATGAGTGACCTTCCTCTGGAACCCGACGGCGGCTGGGAGTCGCTGTATCTCGCGGGCGACTGGACCGATACCGGTGAACGAGACGCGATCACCGACGAGAATCCCTTTACGCGCGAGGAGATCGCGACCGTCCCCGCGGGCACCGAAGACGACGTCGACCGGGCCTACGAGGCCGCCGCCGAGGCACAGGACGCCTGGAGTCAGCAGCCGCCACAGGCTCGAGCCGGCGTACTCAACGCCGCCATCGAGTTCGTCGGCGACCACCGCGAGGAGATCGCCGAACTGCTGGCCCGCGAATCCGGCAGCACGCAGGTCAAGTGCGAGGCCGAATTGCAGACCGCACGGGGGATGATGCAGCAGGCCGCCAGCTACCCCTTCCGGATGGACGGCCAGCACATGGACTCGATCACCCCGGGGAAGGAGAACATCGCCGAGCGCGTGCCGGTCGGCGTCGTCGGGGTGATCTCCCCGTGGAACTTCCCGCTGCACCTCTCGATGCGGGCGGTCGCACCGGCGATCGCGGCCGGAAACGCGGTCGTCCTCAAACCGGCCTCGAACACGCCGATCACGGGCGGGCTCTTGCTCGCACGGATCTTCGAGGAAGCCGGCGTTCCCGAGGGCGTCCTCAGCGTCGTTCCCGGGCGCGGTTCCGAGATCGGCGACGCGGTCGCTGGCCACGAGATTCCCCGAGTCCTCGCCTTTACCGGCTCGACCGAGATCGGCCAGCGCGTGGCCGAGAAAGCGGCCGGCAACTGTGCGCTCCCCGCGCTCGAGCTCGGTGGGAACAACGTCCACGTGGTCACGGACGGAGCCGACCTCGAGCGGGCCGTCGACGGCGGCGTCTTCGGCTCGTTCCTCCATCAGGGCCAGATCTGTATCTCGACGAACCGCCATCTCGTCCACGAGTCGATCTACGACGACTACGTGGACGCGCTCGCCGACCGGGCCGCCTCGCTGCCGACCGGCGATCCGACGGACGGCGATACGGTCATCGGCCCCATCATCGACGAGAGCCAGCGCGATCAGATCCTCGACTACGTCGAGCAGTCCGTCGACGAGGGAGCGACCCTCGAGACCGGCGGCGACGCGGACGGGCTGGTCGTCGAACCGACCGTGCTCTCGGACGCCGACAACGACATGGCCGCGGCGTGCAACGAACACTTCGGCCCCGTCGCGCCGGTTATCCCGTACTCGAGCGACGAGGAGGCGATCGAGCTGGCGAACGATACGATCCACGGGCTGTCGGGCTCGGTTCACAGCGAAGACGTGGAGCAGGCCCGCCGGATCGCGGACGGGATCGAGACGGGGATGATCCACATCAACGACCAGCCGATCAACGACGAGCCCCACGTCCCCTTCGGCGGGATGAAGCAGTCCGGGATGGGCCGGTACAACGGCGAGCAGATCCTGGACGAGCTGACGACGACCAAGTGGATCTCGGTGCAACACGAGCCGCGAGAGTATCCGTTCTGA
- a CDS encoding IclR family transcriptional regulator: MGTTGGDGGNRIEAVVKALDILEALWQAEGAGVTELTERTGLAKSTVHAHLTTLRSKGYVVQDGDEYRLSLRLLSFGEHVKHAEPLYAASDAPIADLSERVGERVLCSTHQNGLGTVLNVSEGTRSFTSDIDVGTHTYLHSSGGGKAMLAHLSEERVDEVIDQWGLPAFTDETITDRDALFDELAAIRDEGVAYSRGEYLPGISAIGAPILGNDGTVFGAVTVAGPHHRLENEWEEHDLRTQLLSTANTIEVNMMFS, encoded by the coding sequence ATGGGAACAACAGGCGGGGACGGAGGGAATCGGATCGAAGCGGTGGTGAAAGCGCTGGATATCCTCGAGGCGCTCTGGCAGGCCGAGGGGGCCGGCGTCACCGAGCTCACCGAGCGGACCGGGCTCGCCAAGAGCACGGTTCACGCCCACCTGACGACGCTGCGATCGAAGGGGTACGTGGTGCAGGACGGCGACGAATACCGGTTGAGCCTTCGGCTCCTCTCCTTCGGCGAACACGTCAAGCACGCCGAGCCGCTGTACGCGGCCTCCGACGCGCCCATCGCCGACCTGTCGGAGCGAGTCGGCGAACGAGTGCTCTGTTCGACACACCAGAACGGGCTCGGAACGGTGCTCAACGTCAGCGAGGGGACCCGCTCGTTCACCAGCGACATCGACGTCGGGACGCACACCTACCTCCACAGCTCCGGCGGCGGCAAAGCGATGCTCGCCCACCTCTCCGAGGAGCGAGTCGACGAGGTCATCGACCAGTGGGGACTGCCCGCGTTTACCGACGAGACGATCACCGATCGAGACGCCCTCTTCGACGAACTCGCGGCGATTCGCGACGAGGGAGTCGCGTACAGCCGCGGGGAGTACCTGCCCGGAATCAGCGCCATCGGCGCACCGATCCTGGGCAACGACGGAACCGTCTTCGGGGCGGTCACCGTCGCCGGACCCCACCATCGACTCGAGAACGAGTGGGAGGAACACGACCTTCGCACCCAGTTGCTGTCGACGGCGAACACGATCGAAGTGAACATGATGTTCTCGTAG
- a CDS encoding ribonuclease HI family protein → MSDDPLPAEHLSDLAALVDEVLAGVGYEVAAATDAIDDAVPGYGGLFDPDTTPAELRRALENLLASGLARPPVPEPTSDAFVLYVDGSSRGNPGPAGAGAVIMDAAEDQLARLGRPVGSRTGNNTAEYVALQLGLSELLARYEPRELEVRIDSMTVIRDVWGGNDPTEPGVETYSEAVAAALSSIPDHQYTHLADSDPNPADALATVGADIAAFGPG, encoded by the coding sequence GTGAGCGACGACCCGCTCCCGGCCGAACACCTCTCGGACCTCGCCGCGCTCGTCGACGAGGTACTCGCGGGCGTCGGCTACGAGGTGGCGGCCGCCACCGACGCCATCGACGACGCAGTCCCCGGCTACGGCGGTCTCTTCGACCCCGATACCACCCCGGCCGAGTTGCGTCGCGCGCTCGAGAACCTGCTAGCGTCGGGACTCGCCCGACCACCCGTCCCCGAGCCCACCAGCGACGCGTTCGTCCTCTACGTCGACGGCAGTTCACGCGGCAACCCCGGCCCCGCAGGTGCGGGCGCTGTCATCATGGACGCTGCGGAGGACCAACTCGCCCGCCTCGGCCGACCCGTCGGCTCCCGGACGGGAAACAACACCGCCGAGTACGTCGCCCTCCAGCTCGGGCTCTCCGAACTGCTGGCTCGCTACGAGCCACGCGAGCTGGAGGTCCGCATCGATTCGATGACGGTCATTCGAGACGTCTGGGGAGGCAATGACCCGACGGAACCGGGCGTCGAGACGTACAGCGAGGCCGTCGCGGCGGCCCTGTCGAGCATCCCGGACCACCAGTACACGCATCTGGCGGATAGCGACCCGAATCCCGCCGACGCACTGGCGACAGTGGGAGCCGATATCGCGGCCTTCGGACCCGGATAG
- a CDS encoding oxidoreductase has product MSWTADDIPDQGDRTVVITGANSGIGLEATRELARNGATVIMTCRSVDRGENAADDVREDVPDADLRVEECDLGDLESVRSFADRLEGEEIDVLINNAGVMAIPRSETEDGFETQFGVNHLGHFALTGQLLAALATDGDDPARVVTVSSGVHERGEIDFDDLQGEDSYDKWGAYAQSKLANVLFAYELERRFLTADANAESMAVHPGYANTQLQFRGPEASGSRLRKAAMKVLNAIVAQSAEMGALPTLYAATAPDAEGGAYYGPGGLMNMRGAPERQASSDRSYDEETARRLWDVSSDLTGVTYDLPEPTAELPA; this is encoded by the coding sequence ATGAGCTGGACAGCCGACGATATTCCCGATCAGGGAGACCGAACGGTCGTGATCACGGGCGCGAACAGCGGCATCGGCCTCGAGGCCACCCGCGAACTCGCGCGCAACGGCGCGACGGTGATCATGACCTGTCGGAGCGTCGACCGCGGCGAGAACGCGGCCGACGACGTTCGGGAGGACGTTCCCGACGCCGACCTGCGCGTCGAGGAGTGTGATCTGGGGGACCTCGAGTCGGTTCGGTCGTTCGCGGATCGACTCGAGGGCGAGGAAATCGACGTCCTGATCAACAACGCCGGGGTCATGGCGATTCCCCGATCCGAGACCGAAGACGGCTTCGAGACCCAGTTCGGCGTTAACCACCTCGGTCACTTCGCGCTCACCGGGCAGTTACTCGCGGCGCTCGCGACCGACGGGGACGACCCGGCGCGGGTCGTCACCGTCTCGAGCGGCGTCCACGAGCGCGGGGAGATCGACTTCGACGACCTCCAGGGCGAGGACTCCTACGACAAGTGGGGTGCCTACGCCCAATCGAAGCTGGCGAACGTGCTGTTCGCGTACGAACTCGAGCGACGGTTCCTCACCGCCGACGCGAACGCCGAGAGCATGGCCGTCCATCCGGGCTATGCGAACACGCAGTTACAGTTCCGCGGCCCCGAAGCGAGCGGCAGCCGCCTCCGGAAGGCGGCGATGAAGGTATTGAACGCGATCGTCGCGCAATCGGCCGAAATGGGCGCCCTCCCGACCCTGTACGCCGCGACCGCGCCCGACGCCGAGGGCGGCGCGTACTACGGCCCCGGCGGCCTCATGAACATGCGCGGTGCGCCCGAGCGGCAGGCCTCCTCGGACCGATCGTACGACGAGGAGACGGCTCGTCGATTGTGGGACGTCTCGAGCGATCTCACCGGCGTCACCTACGACTTGCCGGAGCCGACCGCCGAACTCCCGGCGTAG
- a CDS encoding ferredoxin, producing MSDDGIQRASDVGSSNAPPVEEKPYKIIFEANKCFGAGRCAEVSANWEMSIASGMAQPNEYFFGEEDLEHNVRAAEVCPAKKDDGCIHVVDRRTDEEIAPDPHGDGTLSVDW from the coding sequence ATGAGCGACGACGGTATTCAGCGCGCCAGCGATGTCGGCTCCTCGAACGCGCCGCCGGTCGAGGAAAAGCCCTACAAGATCATCTTTGAGGCGAACAAGTGCTTCGGCGCGGGCAGGTGTGCGGAAGTCAGCGCCAACTGGGAGATGTCCATCGCCTCGGGCATGGCCCAACCGAACGAGTACTTCTTCGGCGAGGAGGACCTCGAGCACAACGTCCGCGCCGCGGAGGTCTGCCCGGCGAAGAAAGACGACGGCTGTATCCACGTCGTCGACCGCCGGACCGACGAGGAGATCGCGCCCGATCCCCACGGCGACGGCACGCTCAGCGTCGACTGGTAA
- a CDS encoding SDR family NAD(P)-dependent oxidoreductase, whose translation MRLDNKTVVITGAASGIGQATAERCAEEGARVIVTDIDTEGGQAVAEAIEEDGGDAEFHELDVTDSEQFHAVVDAVAEDYGLDVMVNNAGTGHPGGNLEDLDEDIRDFVIDINIKGVWNGCDAALPHMKEQGSGSIVNVGSLASILGLPKQAAYSTTKAAVLNMTRTVAAEAGPYGVRANAVCPGFTETQMLEGYLEQQEDPEVAREEMAEDYPLKRLGKPEEIANAILFLASDEASFVSGHGLVVDGAFSTC comes from the coding sequence ATGCGACTTGACAACAAGACAGTAGTTATCACGGGCGCGGCGTCGGGAATCGGGCAGGCGACGGCCGAACGCTGCGCCGAGGAGGGCGCACGCGTCATCGTCACGGACATCGATACCGAGGGCGGGCAGGCCGTCGCCGAGGCCATCGAGGAAGACGGCGGCGACGCCGAGTTCCACGAACTCGACGTCACCGACAGCGAGCAGTTTCACGCGGTCGTCGATGCGGTCGCCGAGGATTACGGTCTGGACGTAATGGTCAACAACGCCGGCACCGGCCACCCCGGCGGCAACCTCGAGGACCTGGACGAGGACATCCGGGACTTCGTCATCGATATCAACATCAAGGGCGTCTGGAACGGCTGCGACGCGGCGCTCCCGCACATGAAAGAGCAGGGCTCGGGTTCCATCGTCAACGTCGGCTCGCTGGCGAGCATTCTCGGCCTCCCCAAACAGGCCGCCTACTCGACGACCAAGGCCGCCGTGTTGAACATGACGCGAACCGTCGCCGCCGAAGCGGGACCCTACGGCGTCCGTGCCAACGCCGTCTGTCCGGGCTTCACCGAGACGCAGATGCTCGAGGGCTACCTCGAACAGCAGGAGGATCCGGAAGTCGCGAGAGAGGAGATGGCGGAGGACTACCCGCTCAAGCGGCTCGGGAAACCCGAGGAGATCGCGAACGCGATCCTCTTCCTCGCGAGCGACGAGGCGTCGTTCGTCAGCGGCCACGGGCTGGTCGTCGACGGCGCGTTCTCGACCTGCTAA
- a CDS encoding MFS transporter codes for MSRSRLFGSLCGLVFLINLARIVFAPLLDVFIAEFAIGEATAGLIVTLVWVGSASLRMPTGWLLTKVPRHHVVIASGVVLAVSSGLAATATTVRYLMIGAFLMGIASGIYFVSANPLVSELFPSRVGRVMGIHGAASQIAAVIAAPFVALTLIVDWRLSLWAIAIGAAAVTGYTWFAARNTEMPAAGRADRNFLRSALSEWRIIATALAIVGAAVFVWQGVFNFYELYMQSKGLSDGEAGAMLTVVFAAGVPAFFVGGDLADRLPKVPYLLGIVGAFCACLLALTLVEGLLAIGVITVLLGFVMHMLFPATDTYLLDTLPDSTRGSAYAAFSSAWMLTQALGSSALGLFIERGYTYDTVFASAALALAGTIAVFAVLEWRGWLPS; via the coding sequence ATGTCTCGTTCCCGACTCTTCGGGTCCCTCTGCGGACTCGTCTTCTTGATCAATCTCGCCAGAATCGTTTTCGCGCCGCTGTTAGACGTCTTTATCGCCGAGTTCGCGATCGGCGAGGCGACCGCCGGGCTCATCGTGACGCTCGTGTGGGTCGGCAGCGCGTCCCTGCGGATGCCGACCGGGTGGCTCCTCACGAAGGTCCCGAGACACCACGTCGTGATCGCGTCCGGCGTCGTTCTCGCGGTTTCCTCCGGACTCGCCGCGACCGCGACGACGGTCCGATACCTCATGATCGGGGCCTTTCTCATGGGCATCGCCTCCGGCATCTACTTCGTCTCCGCGAACCCGCTCGTGAGCGAACTGTTCCCGTCGCGCGTCGGGCGCGTCATGGGGATCCACGGGGCGGCCAGCCAGATCGCCGCGGTGATCGCCGCGCCGTTCGTCGCGCTCACGCTGATCGTCGACTGGCGACTCTCGTTGTGGGCTATCGCGATCGGTGCGGCGGCGGTAACCGGCTACACGTGGTTTGCCGCACGAAACACCGAGATGCCGGCGGCGGGGCGGGCCGACCGCAACTTCCTCCGGAGTGCGCTCTCGGAGTGGCGGATCATCGCCACGGCGCTCGCCATCGTCGGCGCGGCGGTGTTCGTCTGGCAGGGCGTCTTCAACTTCTACGAGCTGTACATGCAGTCGAAGGGGCTCTCCGACGGAGAAGCGGGCGCGATGCTCACGGTCGTCTTCGCGGCGGGCGTGCCCGCGTTCTTCGTCGGCGGTGATTTGGCCGACAGACTGCCCAAGGTTCCGTACTTGCTCGGTATCGTCGGCGCGTTCTGTGCGTGCCTGCTCGCACTGACGCTCGTCGAGGGGCTGCTCGCGATCGGCGTCATCACCGTGCTCCTCGGCTTCGTCATGCACATGCTGTTCCCGGCGACGGACACCTACCTCCTCGACACGCTCCCGGATTCGACGCGCGGCAGCGCCTACGCCGCGTTCAGCTCCGCCTGGATGCTGACCCAGGCGCTCGGTTCGTCCGCTCTCGGACTGTTCATCGAACGCGGGTACACCTACGACACGGTGTTCGCCAGCGCCGCCCTCGCCCTCGCCGGTACGATCGCCGTTTTCGCCGTTCTCGAGTGGCGGGGATGGCTCCCGAGTTGA
- a CDS encoding succinylglutamate desuccinylase/aspartoacylase family protein: MSDGTHTAEEVALARLPSGVELTTTVHTYRGDEPGPTLYVQAAQHGREVNGTEVLRRFHDRLPLESLSGTVIAVPVANPLTFDRVSYTTPEQLDSVNPNMNRIWPGDGEGTLHQRMAARLWEYVAAADALVDLHTGSPDMLPHVVYREGDERSRALADAFGTDLLLAEQAHEDATDEWHRRGFAGKLRVAAASEGIPSITPELAHNKQILEEVVTEGVEGLLDVCRYLDLLPGDVPDRDRILVRNHLGQVTAADAGLFRPNPSLEVGDSIAVGAAIGTIYHPTTYEPLQEARTDQEGVLYALTREATVTAGDRLASVALPVEQ; encoded by the coding sequence ATGAGCGACGGCACGCATACAGCGGAGGAGGTGGCCCTCGCCCGGCTGCCGTCGGGCGTGGAACTGACGACGACGGTCCACACCTACCGCGGCGACGAACCCGGACCGACGCTGTACGTGCAGGCGGCCCAGCACGGCCGCGAGGTCAACGGGACGGAGGTCCTCCGACGGTTTCACGACCGGCTACCGCTCGAGTCGCTGTCGGGAACCGTGATCGCCGTCCCGGTCGCGAACCCGCTGACCTTCGATCGCGTCTCCTACACGACGCCGGAGCAACTCGACAGCGTCAATCCCAACATGAACCGGATCTGGCCGGGGGACGGTGAGGGGACCCTCCACCAGCGCATGGCTGCCCGACTCTGGGAGTACGTCGCGGCCGCCGACGCCCTCGTCGATCTCCACACGGGGAGTCCCGACATGCTCCCCCACGTCGTCTACCGCGAGGGCGACGAGCGCTCGCGGGCCCTCGCCGACGCGTTCGGGACCGACCTCTTACTCGCCGAGCAGGCCCACGAGGACGCCACCGACGAGTGGCATCGCCGCGGGTTCGCGGGCAAGCTCCGCGTCGCCGCCGCGTCGGAGGGAATTCCGTCGATCACGCCCGAACTCGCCCACAACAAACAGATCCTCGAGGAGGTCGTCACCGAAGGCGTCGAGGGCCTCCTCGACGTCTGCCGGTATCTCGACTTGCTCCCCGGCGACGTGCCCGACCGCGATAGGATCCTCGTGAGAAACCATCTCGGACAGGTCACCGCCGCCGACGCCGGGCTCTTTCGACCGAACCCGTCGCTCGAGGTCGGCGACTCGATCGCGGTGGGCGCAGCGATCGGGACGATCTACCATCCGACGACCTACGAACCGCTCCAGGAGGCCCGCACCGATCAAGAGGGAGTCCTCTACGCGCTCACCCGCGAGGCGACCGTGACGGCGGGTGATCGACTCGCGAGCGTGGCGTTACCCGTCGAGCAGTGA